A stretch of the Aggregatibacter sp. HMT-949 genome encodes the following:
- the prc gene encoding carboxy terminal-processing peptidase, with the protein MLFFQSGTTFAVTPKLKLSDIGIPSATEEHKLATKRATTRLTQSHYRKFQLDDAFSEKIFDRYINSLDYSRNTFLQSDVDELRQKFGAKLDDQLNEGDLSAAFTMYDLMMKRRYERYVYALSLLDKEPNLNGKDQIEIDREKAAFPKTEEEADRLWQERVKNDVINLKLKDKKWPEIKEKLIKRYNLAIRRLTQTKADDIVQAYLNAFAREIDPHTSYLAPRTAKSFNESMNLSLEGIGATLQSEDDETSIKSLVPGAPAERSKKLQAGDKIIGVGQEKGEIEDVIGWRLEDIVDKIKGKKGTKVRLEIEPAKGGKSRIVTLVRDKVRIEDQAAKLTIEKVDSENIGVIKIPSFYIGLTDDVKKLLVQAEKKHINALIIDLRENGGGALTEAVALSGLFITDGPVVQVRDAYQRIRVHEDDDRTEQYKGPLLVMINRFSASASEIFAAAMQDYNRAIIVGQNTFGKGTVQQSRSLNFVYDLDQTPLGVLQYTIQKFYRINGGSTQLKGVAADIDFPAIIDAKENGEEKEDNALPWDKIPAATYFEIGNARQYVPELNKNHQARMAKDPEFIALGEELKIRDERRDRKFMSLNYQERKAENDQDEARRLKDINDRFKREGKKPLKNIDALPKDYEAPDFYLKEAEKMAADLVKLSGKTQKADTQVQQDLSKAEAKK; encoded by the coding sequence ATGTTGTTTTTTCAGTCCGGTACGACGTTTGCCGTTACGCCGAAGTTGAAGTTAAGCGATATTGGTATTCCTTCCGCAACGGAAGAACATAAGTTGGCAACTAAGCGAGCGACGACGCGCTTAACGCAGTCCCACTATCGTAAATTTCAACTAGACGATGCTTTTTCCGAAAAGATTTTTGATCGTTATATTAATAGCTTAGATTATAGCCGTAATACGTTTTTACAATCCGATGTTGATGAGCTTCGTCAGAAATTCGGTGCAAAACTAGATGATCAACTTAATGAAGGCGATCTTTCCGCTGCCTTTACAATGTATGATTTAATGATGAAGCGTCGTTATGAGCGTTATGTTTATGCACTTTCTTTATTAGACAAAGAGCCGAATTTAAACGGTAAAGATCAAATTGAAATTGATCGCGAAAAAGCTGCGTTCCCAAAAACTGAGGAAGAAGCGGACCGTCTTTGGCAAGAACGCGTAAAAAACGATGTTATCAATTTGAAGTTGAAAGATAAAAAATGGCCTGAGATTAAAGAGAAACTCATTAAACGTTATAACTTAGCCATTCGTCGTTTAACCCAAACTAAAGCGGATGATATCGTTCAAGCTTATCTGAATGCGTTTGCCCGTGAAATTGATCCGCATACCAGTTATCTGGCGCCACGTACCGCTAAAAGTTTTAACGAAAGTATGAACCTTTCTTTAGAAGGTATTGGTGCGACATTACAATCAGAAGACGATGAAACTAGCATCAAATCTCTTGTGCCGGGTGCGCCGGCCGAGCGTAGTAAAAAACTACAAGCCGGCGATAAAATTATCGGTGTGGGACAGGAGAAAGGCGAAATCGAAGACGTGATAGGCTGGCGTTTGGAAGATATCGTTGACAAAATCAAAGGCAAGAAAGGTACCAAAGTGCGTTTAGAGATTGAGCCGGCGAAGGGTGGAAAATCACGTATCGTAACTTTAGTGCGCGATAAAGTTCGTATTGAAGATCAAGCAGCAAAACTGACCATCGAAAAAGTGGATAGCGAAAATATCGGCGTGATTAAAATTCCAAGTTTTTATATCGGTTTGACGGATGATGTAAAAAAATTGTTGGTGCAAGCGGAGAAAAAACATATTAATGCCTTAATTATTGATTTACGCGAAAATGGTGGCGGAGCATTGACCGAGGCTGTGGCATTGAGTGGTTTATTTATTACTGATGGTCCTGTAGTTCAAGTGCGCGACGCTTATCAACGTATTCGTGTACACGAAGACGATGACCGCACAGAACAATATAAAGGGCCATTACTCGTTATGATTAACCGTTTCAGCGCATCGGCGTCAGAAATTTTTGCGGCAGCCATGCAAGATTATAATCGCGCAATCATTGTTGGGCAGAACACCTTTGGTAAGGGAACCGTGCAACAAAGTCGTTCCTTGAATTTTGTGTACGATTTGGATCAAACTCCGTTGGGAGTATTGCAGTACACTATACAAAAATTTTACCGCATTAACGGTGGTTCGACGCAGTTAAAAGGCGTCGCTGCAGATATTGATTTCCCGGCTATTATTGATGCAAAAGAAAATGGAGAAGAAAAAGAAGATAATGCGTTGCCTTGGGATAAAATTCCAGCGGCGACTTATTTCGAAATCGGTAATGCGCGTCAATATGTGCCCGAGCTCAATAAAAACCATCAAGCTCGCATGGCAAAAGATCCGGAATTTATTGCGTTAGGTGAAGAATTAAAAATCCGCGATGAACGGCGTGATCGCAAGTTTATGTCGTTGAATTATCAAGAGCGCAAAGCGGAAAATGATCAAGACGAGGCGAGACGCCTAAAAGATATTAATGATCGTTTTAAACGTGAAGGCAAGAAACCGTTAAAAAATATTGATGCGTTGCCGAAAGATTACGAAGCACCGGATTTTTATTTAAAAGAAGCGGAAAAGATGGCGGCGGACTTAGTGAAATTAAGCGGAAAAACACAAAAAGCGGATACTCAAGTTCAACAA
- the proQ gene encoding RNA chaperone ProQ: MTDSQLDVQLKETSSDIQKLTSNKEIIAYLAEKFPLCFILEGEAKPLKIGLFQDLAKALQDDERVSKTQLRHALRQYTSNWRYLHGCREGAVRVDLYGEAAGVIEAEHATHAAEQLAEAKAKFAEKRKAELVAKKAQQKRPARKANQQKSPRKPKVELNAVDFAELTEGSKVRVKVGEYAKNATVVEVLKDSARIQLENGLVMNVTADRLFA, encoded by the coding sequence ATGACAGATTCCCAACTTGATGTTCAACTTAAAGAAACGTCATCAGATATTCAAAAATTGACAAGCAATAAGGAAATTATTGCTTATTTAGCAGAAAAATTTCCTCTTTGCTTTATCTTAGAAGGCGAGGCCAAACCGTTAAAAATCGGTTTATTCCAAGATTTGGCCAAAGCATTACAAGATGACGAGCGCGTGAGCAAAACCCAATTGCGTCATGCGCTTCGTCAATATACGTCGAATTGGCGTTATCTACACGGTTGCCGTGAAGGCGCGGTACGCGTCGATTTATACGGCGAGGCGGCAGGTGTAATCGAAGCGGAACATGCAACGCATGCAGCGGAGCAACTTGCGGAAGCTAAAGCGAAATTTGCCGAAAAACGTAAAGCAGAACTTGTGGCTAAAAAAGCACAACAAAAACGTCCAGCGCGTAAAGCGAATCAACAGAAATCCCCACGTAAGCCCAAAGTTGAGTTGAATGCGGTCGACTTTGCCGAGCTCACTGAAGGTTCAAAAGTGCGGGTAAAAGTGGGCGAATATGCGAAAAATGCAACTGTAGTAGAAGTGTTGAAAGATTCGGCGCGTATTCAACTTGAAAACGGTTTAGTGATGAATGTAACGGCAGATCGTTTATTCGCATAG
- a CDS encoding PqiA/YebS family transporter subunit has translation MTPPDFTRARYKIARCGECDAVVSVVFPLPPDKHAECPRCHHILTTINRWSLHRCAMIALSILILMPFALGFPLLSIDLLGTKIDASVWKGIWQIATAGYTYTGFLIFICAVLMPTSFAILVLMLWFSKLLGIRPRNVLLFLSYIKPWVMFDVYLVALGVSMFKVREYATLEINIYLIAFVFTALLTTLLFIKLNLNELWNDFYPEKQQIDANDKVRLCTACNYTFSEQKTKHEHGHSICPRCVSYLDTSDAIKLQRTWAALIAGIIMLFPANLLPISGVYLTGTLSEDTLISGVISFIEMKSYFVAFVVFFASIFVPISKIFIMLYLLASVHFKWRHSIKWQMRLLHIVHFVGRWSMLDLFVLALMMSLVTRGQIINFTVGPAAFYFGAAVFLTMISTAQFDSRLIWKIYDRKTTTE, from the coding sequence ATGACCCCTCCCGATTTTACCCGAGCGCGCTATAAAATTGCCCGTTGTGGCGAATGCGATGCGGTCGTCTCTGTTGTTTTCCCTTTGCCGCCGGATAAACACGCCGAATGTCCGCGTTGCCATCATATTTTAACTACTATAAACCGTTGGTCACTACATCGTTGCGCAATGATTGCGCTCTCTATTTTAATCCTAATGCCCTTTGCGTTAGGATTTCCTTTACTAAGTATCGATTTACTCGGCACGAAAATTGATGCTTCCGTCTGGAAAGGTATTTGGCAAATCGCGACCGCCGGCTACACTTATACCGGCTTTTTAATTTTTATTTGCGCGGTATTGATGCCTACCTCTTTCGCAATTTTGGTATTGATGCTGTGGTTTTCCAAATTACTTGGGATCCGTCCGCGCAATGTATTGCTCTTTTTAAGCTACATTAAACCTTGGGTAATGTTTGACGTTTATCTTGTTGCCTTAGGCGTATCCATGTTCAAAGTACGCGAATATGCGACACTGGAAATTAATATCTACTTAATCGCCTTCGTTTTTACCGCACTTTTAACTACGCTACTTTTTATTAAACTGAATTTAAATGAATTGTGGAACGATTTTTATCCCGAAAAACAACAAATTGACGCTAATGATAAAGTTCGGCTTTGTACCGCATGCAACTACACTTTTTCGGAACAAAAAACTAAACACGAACACGGACATTCAATTTGCCCGCGCTGCGTTTCATACCTTGATACATCCGATGCCATTAAACTTCAACGTACTTGGGCAGCCTTAATCGCCGGCATTATAATGCTTTTCCCGGCAAATTTATTACCGATTTCCGGCGTATATTTAACCGGTACGTTATCTGAAGATACGCTCATCTCAGGCGTAATTTCCTTTATTGAAATGAAAAGCTATTTTGTCGCCTTTGTCGTATTCTTCGCCAGTATTTTCGTACCGATTAGTAAAATTTTCATCATGCTGTATTTGCTTGCCAGCGTGCATTTTAAATGGCGACATTCGATAAAATGGCAAATGCGCTTATTGCATATCGTGCATTTTGTCGGACGTTGGTCAATGCTTGACTTATTTGTGCTTGCACTGATGATGTCGTTAGTCACCCGTGGACAAATTATTAACTTTACCGTCGGCCCCGCTGCCTTTTATTTCGGTGCTGCCGTATTCCTTACTATGATCTCAACCGCTCAATTTGATAGCAGACTTATTTGGAAAATTTATGACCGGAAAACAACAACCGAATAA
- a CDS encoding MlaD family protein: MTGKQQPNNEHSIKHAPSINSQHNRIQSILRKNRKVSPFWLLPFIALCIGAILFFQIVKEQGKSIKITFSNGSGLVADKTPIRYQGLQIGVVKKVNFTDNMQKVEVVANIYPEATGVLRQNTRFWVVEPSVSLAGISGLDSLVSGNYITLQPGDGNSADEFIAQEKGPITQVSPGDLLIHLTSDDLGSISLGASVYFKKLPVGKIYDYRFNENNKVEIDVVIDKEYARFVKKDSRFWNISGVNASITQAGLNFNMESVNAIVQGAVSFDSPTDSPNAVENDYYTLYANLQAAKRGIEVDVNIPTVAGLEAGRSDVYYQEHKIGVLSALSTVENNEKILKGRLLIDPNQASLLKTGSHIVLRNKKPNLADLTEPQRFFRGDYFEIIPGDGEEKLQFDVIKENELLLKAPNTLVIKLTAPESYGIAEGQNVYYNNIPIGEIVKQNIDVNGVEYEIAIAAAYRNLINPNTLFVAASNFDVNFGIDGIRFNAANPEKWLQGGIRIIAKKGLGDALKTYPLYKDAQNAESGITGNLVEPSITLKTSNLPSISKDSLVLYRQYEVGKIINITPKTDHFDVDVYIYPRYKHLLTDKSLFWVESAAQIDITPKGISIQSTPIARSLKGAISFDNSGSGQNKTLYPNELRAKSAGQIITLFADDATNLTKGMSLRYLGLSVGEIESVTLDAKSKKIIAKALVNPNYMSMIAKEGSLFKIISPQISAGGIENLDSLLQPYIDVEIGNGKASTRFDLAQTTPSHNKFTNGVPFILETNDALNLTEGSPVFYRGIEVGAVLKLALNTLGDRVLIHIAISPKYRHLVRKNSEFWISSGYNFSLGWKGAEFNTGSVQQLLKGGISFSTPSGTTVQQQASENQRFLLQTKRPNEAPTWNSGALPVTP, from the coding sequence ATGACCGGAAAACAACAACCGAATAATGAACATTCGATCAAACATGCCCCAAGCATTAACTCGCAACACAACCGCATTCAAAGTATTTTGCGTAAAAATCGCAAGGTTTCGCCATTTTGGCTGTTGCCTTTTATTGCACTCTGTATCGGCGCGATTTTGTTTTTTCAAATTGTGAAAGAACAAGGTAAAAGTATCAAAATTACGTTTAGTAACGGTTCCGGCTTAGTAGCCGATAAAACGCCGATTCGCTATCAAGGCTTGCAAATCGGCGTGGTGAAAAAAGTAAACTTCACTGACAATATGCAAAAAGTAGAAGTCGTCGCGAATATTTATCCGGAAGCCACCGGCGTATTGCGCCAAAACACAAGATTTTGGGTAGTCGAACCAAGTGTTTCCCTCGCGGGCATTTCCGGCCTTGATTCGTTAGTTTCAGGTAATTACATCACGCTACAACCGGGCGACGGCAACAGCGCCGATGAATTTATTGCGCAAGAAAAAGGTCCGATTACGCAAGTCTCACCGGGTGATTTACTGATTCATTTAACATCCGACGATTTAGGCTCCATCTCTCTCGGCGCTTCCGTGTACTTTAAAAAACTGCCGGTGGGAAAAATTTACGATTATCGTTTTAATGAAAATAATAAGGTGGAAATCGACGTCGTCATCGACAAAGAATACGCTCGCTTTGTAAAAAAAGATTCGCGCTTTTGGAATATCAGCGGTGTGAACGCCAGCATCACGCAGGCGGGTTTAAACTTTAATATGGAAAGCGTAAATGCCATCGTACAAGGTGCAGTTTCTTTCGACTCACCAACCGATAGCCCCAATGCAGTGGAGAATGACTACTACACCCTTTATGCCAATCTGCAAGCGGCAAAACGCGGTATTGAAGTGGACGTGAATATTCCGACCGTTGCCGGTTTAGAAGCGGGACGTAGCGACGTCTATTATCAAGAACACAAAATCGGCGTGCTTTCTGCGCTAAGTACTGTTGAAAACAATGAAAAAATTCTAAAAGGTAGATTATTGATTGATCCCAACCAAGCCAGTTTATTAAAAACCGGTTCACATATTGTATTACGTAATAAAAAACCGAATTTAGCTGATTTGACCGAGCCGCAACGCTTTTTCCGTGGCGACTATTTTGAAATTATCCCCGGCGACGGCGAAGAAAAATTGCAATTCGATGTAATTAAAGAAAATGAATTACTGCTGAAAGCACCAAATACCCTCGTAATTAAGCTCACCGCACCGGAAAGCTACGGAATCGCCGAAGGACAAAATGTGTATTACAACAATATTCCTATCGGTGAAATTGTAAAACAAAATATTGATGTCAATGGCGTAGAATATGAAATCGCCATTGCCGCCGCCTATCGCAACTTAATCAATCCAAATACACTGTTTGTCGCTGCCTCGAATTTCGACGTAAACTTTGGCATCGACGGCATTCGCTTTAATGCGGCGAATCCGGAAAAATGGCTGCAAGGCGGCATTCGCATTATCGCAAAAAAAGGGCTGGGCGATGCACTAAAAACCTATCCGCTTTATAAAGACGCCCAAAATGCGGAATCCGGCATTACGGGGAATTTAGTCGAACCTAGCATCACCTTGAAAACCTCAAACTTACCAAGTATCAGCAAAGACTCTTTAGTACTTTATCGTCAATATGAAGTAGGTAAAATCATCAATATCACACCAAAAACCGACCACTTTGATGTGGATGTCTATATTTATCCACGCTACAAACATTTACTCACGGATAAAAGCTTGTTCTGGGTAGAAAGCGCCGCACAAATCGACATCACGCCCAAAGGCATCAGCATTCAGTCGACACCGATTGCGCGTTCGTTAAAAGGGGCAATTAGCTTTGATAACTCCGGTTCAGGCCAAAATAAAACCCTTTATCCGAACGAATTGCGCGCCAAATCGGCTGGACAAATTATCACTTTATTCGCCGATGATGCGACGAACTTAACCAAAGGCATGAGCTTGCGTTATTTAGGCTTATCCGTTGGAGAAATCGAAAGCGTAACACTGGATGCCAAATCAAAAAAAATTATAGCCAAAGCATTAGTTAATCCGAATTATATGAGCATGATTGCCAAAGAGGGCTCGCTATTTAAGATCATTTCGCCGCAAATTTCGGCAGGTGGAATCGAAAACTTGGATAGCCTGTTACAACCTTACATTGATGTGGAAATCGGCAATGGCAAAGCCAGCACTCGATTTGATTTAGCGCAAACAACCCCAAGCCATAACAAATTCACTAATGGCGTGCCATTTATTTTGGAAACTAACGATGCCTTAAATTTAACCGAAGGCTCACCGGTGTTTTACCGAGGAATTGAAGTGGGTGCGGTGCTCAAATTAGCACTCAACACCCTTGGCGATCGGGTATTGATTCATATTGCAATTAGCCCGAAATACCGGCATTTAGTGCGTAAAAACTCCGAATTTTGGATTTCATCAGGCTATAACTTTAGTTTAGGCTGGAAGGGTGCCGAATTTAACACCGGCAGCGTACAACAATTATTG